One segment of Desulfovibrio sp. JC010 DNA contains the following:
- the nifE gene encoding nitrogenase iron-molybdenum cofactor biosynthesis protein NifE: protein MNEYTILEERKDQIHRTGEGALDMACNRESLAGAVSQRACVFCGSRVVLYPIADALHLVHGPIGCAVYTWDIRGALSSGPELHRLSFSTDLQETDVIFGGEKKLEAALDELIDRHSPKAAFVYSTCIVGIIGDDLEAVCRKMSEKKGIPVLPVMSEGFKGSKREGYLAACKAMFKLVGTEETSDISPLSVNILGDFNLAGEIWIIREYFRKMGVEVVANITGDGRVKDIGRSHGAALNLVQCSGATLDLAKMMKEEYGTPFMRVSYLGIEDMADSLYQVADFFKDVDPDIVKRTEDLVRDELSKLMPELARMRKDLEGKKVAMYVGGSFKAFSLLKAFRHLGMKVVMVGSQTGTKEDYAELERISDPGTILVDDANPLELSAFIKEKDVDIFVGGVKERPIAFKMGVGFCDHNHERKEALEGFVGMLNFAREIHASAMSPVWNFVPRRAKKQI from the coding sequence ATGAATGAATATACAATTTTAGAAGAACGCAAAGACCAGATCCACCGCACGGGCGAGGGAGCACTGGACATGGCCTGCAACCGGGAATCACTCGCCGGGGCAGTAAGCCAGAGAGCCTGTGTTTTCTGCGGTTCGCGGGTGGTGCTATACCCCATCGCAGACGCCCTGCATCTGGTCCACGGTCCTATCGGCTGTGCAGTTTATACCTGGGATATCCGCGGCGCGCTCTCCAGCGGCCCGGAACTGCACCGCCTCTCATTCTCCACCGACCTGCAGGAAACCGACGTAATCTTCGGCGGAGAGAAAAAGCTTGAAGCGGCCCTTGATGAACTCATCGACCGCCACAGTCCCAAGGCCGCATTCGTTTACTCCACCTGCATTGTGGGCATCATCGGCGATGACCTTGAAGCGGTCTGTAGAAAGATGAGCGAGAAGAAAGGAATTCCCGTACTTCCGGTCATGTCCGAAGGTTTCAAGGGCAGCAAGCGCGAGGGCTACCTCGCCGCCTGCAAAGCCATGTTCAAACTGGTGGGCACCGAAGAAACGTCCGACATTTCCCCTCTTTCCGTAAACATCTTGGGCGACTTCAACCTTGCCGGGGAAATCTGGATCATCCGCGAATATTTCAGAAAGATGGGGGTGGAAGTCGTTGCCAACATTACCGGTGACGGACGTGTGAAGGATATCGGGCGCAGCCACGGGGCGGCCCTGAATCTTGTACAGTGTTCGGGTGCGACATTGGACTTGGCAAAAATGATGAAAGAGGAATACGGCACGCCCTTTATGCGCGTATCCTACCTCGGCATCGAAGACATGGCCGATTCCCTCTATCAGGTTGCTGATTTCTTCAAGGATGTCGACCCGGACATTGTCAAACGCACGGAAGATCTCGTCCGCGACGAACTCTCCAAGCTCATGCCCGAACTGGCCCGCATGCGCAAAGATCTCGAAGGCAAGAAAGTCGCCATGTACGTGGGCGGTTCCTTCAAGGCTTTCTCCCTGCTCAAGGCTTTCCGCCACTTGGGCATGAAAGTAGTCATGGTCGGTTCCCAGACCGGAACCAAGGAAGATTACGCTGAACTGGAACGCATCTCCGATCCCGGCACCATCTTAGTTGATGACGCCAACCCGCTGGAATTGTCCGCATTCATTAAAGAAAAGGACGTGGACATATTCGTCGGCGGCGTAAAAGAACGGCCCATCGCCTTCAAGATGGGAGTCGGATTCTGCGATCACAACCACGAGCGCAAGGAAGCCCTGGAAGGTTTCGTAGGCATGCTCAATTTCGCCCGCGAAATTCACGCTTCAGCAATGAGCCCGGTCTGGAACTTTGTTCCTCGAAGAGCGAAGAAACAGATTTGA
- a CDS encoding GNAT family N-acetyltransferase — MPATVHIRNANSADLVPMTDLLKSLFSVEKDFLVDGSRQMQGLRMLLGNPRARILVAEDMDKNMGEVVGMCTGQIVISTAEGGPSILVEDVVVRSDHRGKGIGTMLMEAILGFAEEQRATRLQLLADCENTSALKFYEKIGWSETNLICLRKMNA; from the coding sequence ATGCCGGCCACAGTTCATATCCGTAACGCCAACTCCGCTGATCTGGTTCCGATGACCGATCTGCTGAAATCTCTTTTCTCCGTCGAGAAGGACTTTTTAGTGGATGGAAGCAGACAGATGCAGGGTTTAAGGATGCTGCTGGGCAATCCCCGGGCACGCATCCTTGTTGCAGAAGATATGGACAAAAATATGGGTGAAGTGGTCGGCATGTGCACCGGTCAGATTGTAATCTCAACTGCTGAAGGCGGCCCGTCCATCCTAGTGGAGGATGTGGTTGTGCGCAGCGATCATCGGGGAAAGGGGATCGGCACCATGCTTATGGAAGCCATTCTCGGATTCGCAGAAGAACAAAGAGCAACACGGCTGCAACTACTGGCAGACTGCGAAAACACCTCGGCCCTGAAATTCTACGAAAAGATCGGCTGGTCTGAAACCAACCTGATCTGTCTTCGCAAGATGAACGCATAG